A segment of the Streptomyces pactum genome:
TCCACCGCGCCGTCCTCGGCGGACGCGGCCTGCACGGCGGCGGTGGCCGTCAAGAACGCGTCCGTCACCTCCGACATCCGGTCCCGGGCCGCCTGGTTGATGACGTCGACCGCGAACTCCAGAGGCGTCACCTGGGACTGCTCGGCCAGCTCGGCGAGCTGCCGGGCGGCCTGCGCCGGGCCGCATCCGAGCCGGGCCACCAGGATGCCCTTGGCGAGCTCGATCAGGGCCCGGCCCTCGGCCTCCGCCTGGGCGGCCCGCACCTCGCGGCTGAGCCGGTCCACCGTGGCCGCCAGCCTCCCCACCGGCGACTGCGGGGTCATTCCGCGCGGGTCCGCGGCCGGCCCGTCGACCGCGCGGGACCGCGGCGGCCCGGGTGCCGGGGGCGGCGCGGCGGACGCCTCGCGCGGCGCGCCGCCGGCCGGTTCACGTGGCTGCTCGGAGGTGTTCACGATGGGGACGCTCCTCGGCTGGGTTCCGCCACGGAGCACGACGGGACGCGCCGCGCACCGCCCGGCCCACCGGTGTACGGGACGGGGGCCGGCGCGCTCATGCGGGCAGCCACCGCCTCACGCAGGCCATGAGGTCGTGGGTGTCGACGGGCTTGGTGACGTAGTCGCTGGCGCCCGAGGCGAGGCTCTTCTCCCGGTCGCCGGGCATCGCCTTCGCCGTCACCGCGATGATCGGCAGCTCGGCGTACCGGGGCATCCGGCGGATCTCGGCCGTCGCCGTGTACCCGTCCATCTCCGGCATCATCACGTCCATCAGGACCAGCGCGACGTCCGGGTGGGCCAGCAGCGTCTCGATGCCCCGGCGCCCGTTCTCCGCGTGCAGGACCCGGAAACCGTGGAGCTCCAGGATGCCGCTGAGCGCGAAGAGGTTCCGGGCGTCGTCGTCGACGACGAGGACGGTCCGCCCGGCCGGCGAGTCGCCCACGGCCTCGGGGACCGGGCTCCGCGGCTCCTCGGGCCGGACCAGGGAGAGCACGTCCCCGGGCTCCTCGGCGGCCAGGTGCAGCGCGATGCGCTCCCGCAGTTCGTCGAGGCTGGACAGGAACTCCAGTGCCCCACCCTCCGCCCCGGCGCGCAGGCTCTCCTCCAGCGCCGCGTCCGCGCGGTGACCGCTGTGCACGAGCACCGGCACGCTCGGCGGCGCCGAGTCGTCGCGCAACGCCTCCAGGAAGCGGGACGCCTCCGAGTCCGGCATGCCCAGCTCCAGGACGACGCAGTGGCACGGCTCGGCCGCCAGCGCGCCGACGGCCTCCTGCGCCCCCACGGCCGTGATGACGTCGAGCGGCGGCCGGTCGCCCGTGTCGTCCCGTCCGTGCGTCAGGTCCGCGATCACGCTCTCCGCGACGAGGGTCAGCAGACCGCGCGGACGCTCCTCCACGACGAGCAGCCGCCGCGGTCGCTGCCGGTGGCCGCCGGTGATCTCGGGCACCGGCGCCGTGCGGGCGAGCGCGTCGGCGGCAGGGGCGACCTGGGCGTGTTCCGGGCCGCGGGCCAGCAGCTCCTCGAAGTCGGGCCGGGCCACGGGCAGGAACAGCGTGAAGGTGCTGCCCCGGTCGGGCGTGCTGTCCACCGTGACGGCGCCGCCGAGCAACTGGGCGATCTCCCGGGTGATGGACAGTCCGAGTCCGGTGCCCCCGTACTTGCGGCTGGTCGTGCCGTCCGCCTGCTGGAAGGCGCCGAAGATCGACTCCAGGTTCTGCTCGGGGATGCCGATGCCCGTGTCCTTCACCCGGAAGGCCACCACGGCACCGCCCCGCAGCACGCCCGCGGGCACCTCGTCGTCCGGCGCCGGCTCGACGGCCAGCTCCACCCCGCCCCGCTCGGTGAACTTCACCGCGTTGGACAGCAGGTTGCGCAGCACCTGGCGCAGCCGGGAGTCGTCGGTCAGCAGGTCCGCCGGCGCTCCGGCGGCCGTCGTCACCTTGAACTCCAGACCCTTCTGCGACGTCATCGGCCGGAAGGTGGCCTCGACGTACTCGATGAGCTGCCGCAGCGTCACGCGTTCGGGGGCGACGTCCATCTTCCCCGCCTCGACCTTCGACAGGTCCAGGATGTCGTTGATGAGCTGGAGCAGGTCCGAGCCCGCGGAGTGGATGATGCCCGCGTACTCGACCTGCTTCGGGGTGAGGTTGCGCGACGGGTTCTGGGCGAGGAGCTGGGCGAGGATGAGCAGGCTGTTGAGCGGGGTGCGCAGCTCGTGGCTCATGTTGGCCAGGAACTCCGACTTGTACTTCGAGGCCAGCGACAACTGCTGGGCCCGGGCCTCCAGCTCCTGCCGGGCCTGCTCGATCTGCAGGTTCTTCGCCTCGATGTCCCGGTTCTGCGTCACCAGCAGGGACGCCTTGTCCTCCAGCTCGGCGTTGGAGCGCTGGAGCTCCTCCTGCTGCACCTGGAGCTCCGCGGAGCGGGCCTGGAGTTCGGCGGTCAGCCGCTGCGACTCGGCGAGGAGCTCGTCGGTACGGGCGTTGGCCACGATCGTGTTGACGTTCACGCCGATGGTCTCCATCAGCATTTCCAGGAAGTCCCGGTGGATCTGCGTGAACGAGGTGACCGACGCCAGCTCGATCACGCCGAGAACCTGCCCCTCGACCACGATGGGCACCAGCACCAGAGCGGCCGGCACGACCTCGCCGAGTCCCGAGGAGATGGTCACGTAGCCCGGCGGAAGCTCGTCCACCATGATGGTGCGCCGGCTGCGCGCGGCCTGGCCGACCAGAGTGCGGCCGAAGGCGATGCGGATGGGCCTGCTCGCCTCCCCGGGGTATCCGTAGGAGCCGACGAGCCGCAGCTCGGGCCCGTCGTCGCCGTCCTCGGCCAGATAGAACGCGCCGTACTGGGCCGACACCAGCGGGACCAGCTCGTCCATGATCAGCTCGGCGACCACGGGCAGGTCCCGGTGCCCCTGCATCAGGCCGGAGATCCGGGCGAGGTTGGTCTTGAGCCAGTCCTGCTCCTGGTTGGCCCGCGTGGTCTCGCGCAGGGACTCCACCATGGAGTTGATGTTGTCCTTCAGCTCGGCGACCTCGCCCGAAGCCTCCACGTCGATGGAGCGGGTCAGGTCGCCCTCGGCGACGGCGGAGGTGACCCCGGCGATCGCGCGGACCTGGCGGGTGAGGTTGCCGGCCAGCTCGTTGACGTTCTCCGTGAGGCGCTTCCAGGTGCCGGAGACGCCCTCCACCTCGGCCTGGCCGCCGAGCCGGCCCTCGGTGCCGACCTCGCGGGCGACGCGGGTGACCTCGTCGGCGAAGGCGGAGAGCTGGTCGACCATCGTGTTGATGGTCGTCTTCAGCTCCAGGATCTCGCCGCGCGCGTCGACGTCGATCTTCTTCGAGAGGTCGCCCCGGGCCACCGCGGTCGTCACCAGCGCGATGTTGCGGACCTGGCCGGTGAGGTTGTTGGCCATGGAGTTGACGTTGTCGGTGAGGTCCTTCCAGGTCCCGGCGACGTTCGGCACGTGCGCCTGGCCGCCGAGCCGGCCCTCGGTGCCGACCTCGCGGGCGACGCGGGTGACCTCGTCGGCGAACGCCGACAGCGTGTCGACCATCGTGTTGATGACGTCGGCCAGCGCCGCGACCTCGCCCTTGGCCTCGACGGTGATCCGCTGCGACAGGTCGCCGCGCGCCACGGCGGTGGCCACCTGGGCGATGGAGCGGACCTGGCCGGTGAGGTTGTTGGCCATGGAGTTGACGTTGTCGGTCAGGTCCTTCCAGGTACCCGACACACCGCGCACCTGCGCGCGCCCGCCCAGGTTGCCCTCGGTGCCGACCTCGCGGGCGACGCGGGTGACCTCGTCGGCGAAGGCGGAGAGCTGGTCGACCATCGTGTTGATGGTGTTCTTCAGCTCGAGGATCTCGCCGCGGGCGTCGACGGTGATCTTCTGGGAGAGGTCGCCCTCGGCCACGGCGGTCGCCACCTGCGCGACGTTGCGGACCTGGCTGGTCAGGTTGCCCGCCATGAAGTTCACCGAGTCGGTGAGGTCGCGCCACGTGCCCCTGACGCCCTGGACGTCGGCCTGGCCGCCGAGGCGTCCGTCGGTGCCGACCTCGCGGGCGACGCGGGTGACCTCGTCGGCGAAGGCGGAGAGCTGGTCGACCATCGTGTTGATGGTGTTCTTCAGCTCGAGGATCTCGCCGCGGGCGTCCACGTCGATCTTCTGGGAGAGGTCGCCCTCGGCCACGGCCGTGGCGACCTGGGCGATGTCACGGACCTGGGTGGTCAGGTTCCCCGCCATGGCGTTGACCGAGTCCGTCAGGTCCGCCCAGGTGCCCGAGACGCCCGGCACCTTCGCCTGACCGCCGAGGGTCCCCTCCGTGCCCACCTCGCGCGACACCCGGGTGACCTCGGAGGTGAACACGGACAACTGGTCCACCATGCCGTTGAAGACCTTGGCGATGTCGCCCATCAGGCCGTCCGCCTCGTCCGGCAGACGGGTGCCGAAGTCGCCGTCCCGCACGGCCGTCAGGCCCGCCAGGAGGCGCCGCAACTCCTGATCGCCCGGAACCGTGTCGACGGTTCCGGTGCTGTCGCTGGTCATGCGCACCCTCGTTCCGCTCCCCAGGAGTCCTCGGACCGAGGACTCGACAACCCCCTTGGGACGGATTGCCCGGCCCGGTCTTTCGTGCGTGCGTTCCCGCAGTTCACGGATCCGTCCCGTGCGGAACTGCCCCATGAGAAAAATACGCCAGAGGCTAACCCAGGTCGCGGGTCCGAACAAAGCGGGACGTCACCCGGCGGAGTGCGGTCCCGGCCGGGTACCCCGCGCCCGCGGGACCGGCCGCGGGGTACCCGGCCGGACCCCGCCGCCGCCGATTGGCCCACCGGGCCCGAATGCGGCGGCCCGGGCCGGGTATCTGCTGCTGTGGAGCCGGTCCGGCCCGGGGCGTCGGCCCGGCCCGGCAGTCGTCACCGACGCGGGAGGGAAGGGACAGCGTGCCGATGGAGAGCATCTGGTCGTACGCGGCGGGCAGTGGCCACACGGAGGGCCAGGACCTGACGGGCTGCACCGTCGTCGCGAACGACGGCACCATCGGTCACGTGGACCGCCAGGCCGACCACTTCGGCATGCGGCACCTGGTCGTCGACACCGGCGTCTGGGTCTTCGGCCGGAGCGTGCTCGTGCCGGTCGGCATGATCAGGGGCATCGACCCGAAGGCCCGCACGGTCACCGTCGCCTGCAGCAGGGCGGAGGTCAAGGCCGCGCCCCGGTTCCGGACCGACAGCGAGACGATGGACCGGGAGTACCTGGCGTCCGTCGGCGACTACTACCACCGGCTGCCGCCGCAGGACACCGCCGCGGGCTGACCCGGTGCCGAACGACAGCACGGCGAACACCAGGGACACCACTGACATGAAACCATCCGACGGGATCACCACGGCCTCGCCCGGCTTCGCGCCGTCCGGCGCACCGGCACCGGGCGCCGTGACCAGTGCGGCGACGGCACGCGCGTACGCGGAGTCCGTGGCGCGCGCGCGAGGGGGCCCGGGCCGCGGGGTTCGGCAGGAGGACGTCGTCGACCTGCTGCTCGTGGTCTCCGAGCTGGTCACCAACGCGATCCTGCACGGCGGCGGACTGGCCGGCTTCGAGGTCCGGCCCACGGCCGAGGGCGTGTGGGTCGTGGTCCACGACAACAGCGCGGTGGTACCCCGGGCCGCTTCGGCGTTCCCCACCACACACCACGGGAGCGGCTACGGCTGGCCGCTCGTCGCCCGGCTGGCCCGCGACATCGTCGTCGACCCGCATCCCGGCGGCGGCAAGTCGATCAGCGTGCTGGTGCCCCTGCGCGACGCGGACGTCCGCTGACCGGAGCGGTCACCAGGGCAGGAAGACGTGGATGTCCTTGCCCCGCTCGCCGGTGACGACGCTCACCTGGTCGGACAGGGTGTGGATCAGATGCCAGCCGATGCCCCCGCCGCCGTTGCCCGGATGGAAGGGACGCGGCGCCGGTTCGGTCGTACTCGTGTCGTGCATCACCACGTGCACGCCGTCGAAGGTCCGGCGCAGCCGAAGCGTGAACGGTCCCGGCGCGTACTGCACCGCGTTCGCCGCCAGCTCCGTGACGACCAGAAGGATGTCGTCCCAGTGCTCGGGCTGCGAGGGGGGTGACGCACGGGCCAGGTCGTAGAGGAATTCCTCCGCGACCAGGCGCGCACCGGTCACATTGTGCAGCTCCCCGGTGAAGCTGGCGGTGCGATTCGTGATCTCCTCGGAAGCCAGTGTCCTGTCCCAACGCGACTCGGCTGCCATTTCGCCTTCCCGGCCCGGCATCGGCCGGGCGTCGTCCTTCTTCGCATTCCCTTCGTTTGTTAGTTCCCGTGCCGACCGACCCTACGCGCCTCGTTGTGCCGGGCCGGGGCCCGGTGGCCCGCGGTGACAGCTCCGTCACCCACGGCCCGTTTCCCCGGGAGCACAGGAGAGCGCGAGGGAACCCGGAAGGCCGGACACACCGGGTCCCGATGACCGGTTACGGCGGCTGCCTGCCACGCCGTCCGGGTCACACACGGCGGGCACACCGCACGACGACAGCGCGGGCGCGCCGGTACCTCACCGGCGCGCCCGCGCATGTGTGCCGAAGTGCCCGGTCACCGGAAGAACACGTTGTCCGAGTCCTCCCAGCCGGCCGGCTCCTGGGGCGGTGCCGGCGGACGGCCGTGCGACCGCGCCTCGTACATCGCGTCGATCTCGAAGGCGTAGGTCCGTACGATCTCGTCCCGCCGCAGCTTCATCGACGGGGTGAGCATTCCGTTGGCCACGTCGAACGGATCGGGCAGGACGCGGAAGACCCGGATGGACTCCGAGCGCGACACGGCACTGTTGGCCGCGGCGACGGCCCGCGCGACCTCCTCCCGCAGCGCGTTCTCCTCGCGTGCCTCCCGGACCGGGGCGTCCCCCTGCAGGGCCAGGCCCGCCCGCCAGTGCGTCAAGAACTCCGGGTCGAGCGTGATCAGGGCGCCGACACAGGGCCGGTTGTCGCCCACGACCACCGCCTGGTGGACGAGCGGATGCATGCGCAGCCGCTGCTCCAGGGCGGCCGGGGCCACGCTCTTGCCGCCGCTGGTGATGATGATGTCCTTCTTGCGGCCCGTGATCGCCAGATAGTTCTCGTCGTCCAGGTGCCCGAGGTCCCCGGTGGCCAGCCAGCCGCCGCGCAGCACCTCGAGGGTGGCGGCCTCGTCACCGATGTACCCCTGGAACAGGGACGGCCCGCGCACCAGGATCTCCCCGTCGTCGGCCACCCTGATCTCCATCCCGGGCAGCGGCTGGCCCACCGTGCCGGACTTCTCCCGGCCCAGCGGCTGCATCGTCAGCCCGCCGCTGGTCTCCGTCAGGCCGTAGCCGTCGTGGACGTAGACGCCGATGCCCTCGAAGAAGAGGGACAGTTCGCGGCTGAGGGGTGAACCACCGGACGTCGCGCGGCGCACCCGTCCGCCCAGCGCGCTCCGCAGCCGGCGGTACACCGTCCGCTCGTACAAGGCGTGCTGGAGGCGCAGGTCGAGGCCGGGCCCCGCGCCCCTGCCCAGCCGCTGGCGTTCCAGCGCGGCGGCGAAGTCCCGCGCCGTCTCGGCGGCCCGCTCGAACAGCGCCCCGCGGCCCGCCTTCTGGGCCGTGCGCAGGAAGTTCTTGTAGAGCTTCTCGAGAACCGACGGGACGGCGTAGAGGTACGTCGGGCGCAAGGAGCGCAGCGCCGAGGACAGCGCTTCCGCGGTCATCGCCGGCTCGTGCCCCATGAGCAGTCCGCCCCGGACGCACAGGCTCTGGATCATCAGTCCGTACACGTGCGAGAACGGCAGGAAGGCCAGGACGACGCCCTGCTCCCCGGGCGGCGCCACCGTGTGGCCCCAGCCCGCGATCAGCGTGTCGCACGGACTGGCCAGGCCCCGGTGGCTCAGCGCGCAGCCCATGGCGCGGCCGGACGTGCCGGAGGTGTAGGCGACGACCGCCGTGGAGTCCGGCAGCACGATGCGGCGCATGGAGTCGACGGTGGCGAAGGGGAGGAACTCGCCGCGCGCCACGAGCGTGTCCATCACGCCCGCGTCCAACTGCCAGACGTGGCGCAGGGACGGCAGCGACGCGCACACGGAGCCGACGGTCATCACACTCTGCTCGTCCTCGACCACCACGGCCACACAGCCGGCGTCCCGCAGGATCCACTCGACCTGGTCGCGCGAGGAGGTCGGATAGATCGGTACGACCTCGGCGCCCACCGCCCACAGCGCATAGCTGAAGACCGTCCACTCGTAGCGGGTGCGGGCCAGGATCGCCACCCGGTCGCCCGGCGAGATCCCGCACGCGATCAGCCCCTTGGCCAGGTCGACCACCTCGTCACGGAACTCCACGGCGGTCACCTCCCGCCAGACGGCCGGGTCGGCGTCGGAACGGCGGGCGAGCATCGGCAGCGTCGGATTTCGGGCGGCGGTCTCGAAGAGGCTGTCGGCGAGCCCGCCGGTCAGGGGCGAAAGGGGCGGGGGAGCGAGAGCGAGGTCGCGCATGCGCTGGCTCCTGACGTGTACGGACGGTGACAACGCCGACGAGCACCGTCATCGGCCGTGCTCGGAATCTAGCGGAGCCGCAGGCGGCGGGGGGCCGGGACGGCGGAAGTGTGCCCGCCTGGTGATCTCGGCCGGATCGGGGGACTCGGACGGTATGAGCTATACGAACCCCGACCCGGAACCCGAACGCACCACCGGACTGGAACAGGGAGGCGGTGTGCCGCCCGGCGAGACCCCGCCGGGAGAGAGCAGCACGTCCGAGGCGGGCCCGTGGGAGGGCAACAACCCGCCCAAGGGCTGGGCCAAGGCGCCCCTGGCCGTGATCCTCGTCCTGGTGCTCCTCGTCGCGGCGGGCTTCCTGGGGTACGCCCTGGTCCTGATCCTCTGAGGACGCTCGAGGAACGACGGCCCCCGGGGCGTCTCAGGCCGCCTGAGTACGGCGTACGCACTCGGTGACGACGTCCCGCAGGCTGCCGGTGCGCTCCAGCAGCTCGCGCTGCACCCGGGCACCGTTGCCGTGCCGCAGCAGGGCGGCGACGCCCTCCCGTACCCGGTCGAGGTCGCCGTCGGCGGCCAGCGCCTCCCCGACGTGGTCCAGCAGCGCCCGTACGACCGTCTCGGCCGGCATCCGCCGCATCGTGGCGGGATGCAGCAGTTCCTCCGTCAGCCCGGACCGGGCCGCCCGCCAGGCCGCGAGGCGCAGCAGGCTCACACTGTGCGCGGCCGGCTCCCCGCCCTCCCGCCACTCGCGTGCGGCCGTGTCGACCAGCGCGCGGGCCAGGGCGGCGACGACGACGGCCGTCCCGGCGTCCAGGCAGACGTCCGCGACCCGGAACTCGACCGTCGGGTACCGCTGGGACAGCCGGACGTCGAAGTAGATCATCCCGTCGTCGAGGATCGTGCCGGTGGCCAGCATGTCCGCGACCCGGCGGTGATAGGTCTCCGCCGAACCGAACAGCTCCGTCGGCCCGGCCGACGGCCAGCGCTGCCAGACCCGGCTGCGATAGCTGCTGTAGGAGGAGTCCCTGCCCTGCCAGAACGGGGAGTTCGCGCTCAGCGCGGTCAGCACCGGCAACCAGGGCCGCACCCGGTCGATCACCGCGACGCCCTCCTCGTCGGACTCCACCGAGACGTGCACGTGGCAGCCCAGGACGAGCTGCTCCTGGACCACGACGCCGTACTGGTCGGCCATCCACTCGTAGCGGCGGTTCACGCCGATGGAGGGGGTGACCGGCAGCGGCGACGTGGCGAGCGCGGCCACGGCACAGCCGATCTCCCCGGCGTGCCGCCCGGCCTCCTCACGGCAGCGGACGATCTCCGCGTGCAGCCGCTCCATGTCGGCCTGCGGATGCGTGGCGAACTCGAGCATCTGCTCGTGCAGTTCCTTCTCGAACACGTCCTGCCCGGCGTCGCCCAGCGAGACCCGGGCGAGCACGGCGGCGGACAGGGCCCGCGGCTCGCCGGTCTCGGGGTCGACCAGGAGGAGTTCCTCCTCCACTCCGACGGTGCGCACGTGGTGCCGCCTTTCTGTGGGCCCGGTCGCGGCGACGACGAGGGGTTCTCGTGTCGCAGGCCCACCGTCTGCCCCGGGAGGGCGGCCGGACACCTGGTCGCGCCGCCGCGCCTCACAGGGCGTACGGCATCAGCCACACCGTGGCCAGCGGAGGCAGCGTGACCCGGATGCTCCCGTCCTCGGGCTTGACCGGGTCGGGGCCGGTCACGCCCGAGCCGCCGTACCGCTCGGCGTCGGTGTTGAGCACCTCCTGCCAGGCGACGGCCTCGTCGCCGACGGCGAGCCCGTAATCGTGCCGGACGACCGGGGAGAAGTTCGACACCGACAGCAGCGCGGTGCCGTCCGCCGCGAACCGCAGGAACGCGAAGACGTTGTCCTCGGCCGCGTCCACGGCGACCCACCGGAAACCGGCCGGATCGGTGTCGCGCTGCCACAGGGCCGGGGTCCGCCCGTAGCGGGTGTTGAGGTCGCGGACCAGGTCCTGGATCCCCCGGTGGTCGCCCGCCGAGTGGTACCCCTCGTCGAGCAGCCACCACTCCGGTCCCTGCTTCTCCGACCACTCGGCGCCCTGCGCGAACTCCTGTCCCATGAAGAGGAGCTGCTTGCCGGGGTGCGCCCACATGAACCCGAGGTAGGCGCGGACGTTCGCCCGCCGCTGCCACCAGTCACCGGGCATCTTCGACACGAGCGCCTGCTTGCCGTGCACCACCTCGTCGTGGGAGATCGGCAGGCAGTAGTTCTCGCTGTAGGCGTACACCATCGAGAAGGTCATCTCGTGGTGGTGGTACTTGCGGTGCACCGGCTCGTGCGCGACGTACTCCAGCGAGTCGTGCATCCAGCCCATGTTCCACTTCAGCCCGAAGCCGAGCCCGCCGGTGTCGGTGGGCCGGGTCACCCCGCCCCACGCGGTCGACTCCTCGGCGATGGTCACCACGCCGGGGCAGCGCCGGTAGACGGTCGCGTTCATCTCCTGGAGGAACGCCATCGCCGCCAGGTCCTCCCGGCCGCCGTACTGGTTGGGCTCCCACTGACCGGAGTCACGCGAGTAGTCGAGGTAGAGCATCGAGGCGACCGCGTCGACGCGCAGCCCGTCGATGTGGAACTCCTCGCACCAGTACACCGCGTTCGCCACCAGGAAGTTGCGCACCTCGGTCCGCGCGAAGTCGAACGTGTACGTCCCCCAGTCCGGGTGCTCCGCACGCCGGGAGTCCCCGGGCTCGTACAGCGGGTCCCCGTCGAAGCGGGCCAGCGCCCAGTCGTCCTTCGGGAAGTGCGCCGGCACCCAGTCCATGATCACGCCGATCCCCGCCCGGTGCAGGGCGTCGACCAGGTACCGGAAGTCGTCGGGCGAGCCGAGGCGCGCGGTCGGCGCGTAGAAGCCGGTGACCTGGTAGCCCCAGGACGGCCCGTAGGGGTGCTCGGCGACCGGCATCAGCTCGACATGGGTGAAGCCCAGGTCCTTGACGTACGCGGGCAGCGCCTCGGCCAGTTGGCGGTAGGTCAGCCCCGGCCGCCAGGACGGCAGGTGCACCTCGTACACGGAGAACGGCGCCTCGTGCACGGGCGTCTCGGCCCGGGTCCGCATCCACTCCCCGTCGCCCCAGTCGTACGCCGAGGCGGTCACCACGGACGCGGTGTTCGGGGGCTCCTCGGCCGCGCGGGCCATCGGGTCGGCCTTGAGGAACCGGTGACCGTACCGGGAGTGGATCTCGAACTTGTACCGGGTGCCCTCGCCGACGCCCGGCAGGAACAGCTCCCACACCCCGGACGAGCCCAGCGAGCGCATCGGGAACGCCGTGCCGTCCCAGTGGGTGAAGTCCGTGGCGACCCGCACCCCCTGGGCGTTCGGCGCCCACACCGTGAACCGGGTGCCGGCGACGCCCTCGTGGGTCATCGGCTCCGCGCCGAGGGCCTGCCAGAGCTGCTCGTGCCGGCCCTCGGCGATCAGGTGCAGGTCGAGCTCGCCGAGGGCGGGCAGGAAGCGGTACGGGTCGTGCGTCTCCCGCTCGCCCTCCTCGTACGCCACGACGAGGGTGTACGCCGGGATCTTCGCCAGCGGCAGGACCCCGGAGAAGAGACCGTCCTCCTCCGACACGAGGCCGTGGCGCTCGCCGTCGACGACCACGCTCACCTCGCGGGCGAACGGGCGCAGCGCCCGGAAGGCGACACCGCCCGGGACGAGGTGGGCACCGAGCAGGGCGTGCGGATCGTGGTGGGCGCCCGCCAGGAGGCGCCCCCGGTCGGTCGGGTCGAGGGGCGGGGCGGTTGCGCACGCACCGGGGGCGGACGGGACGGGACCGGACGGCTCGGGGAGCGAGGTGTCGCGGAGGGCCACGGGTCAGTCTCCTCTCACGGCGAGTCGTTCGATCGCCGCCATGGGTACGGGAAGCCAGTCGGGGCGGTGCCGGGCCTCGTACAGCACCTCATACACGGCGCGGTCCGTCTCGTAGGCGCGCAGCAGGCCGTGCTTCTTACGGGGGTCCCACCCGGCGCGGGCGGCGTATCCGGCGCAGAACGCCTCCCGGCAGCGGCGCGCCCACTCGGGGCGCCACGGGCGGCGCTGCCGGGCGGCGTAGTCGAAGGAGCGCAGCATGCCCGCGATGTCCCGCACGGGGGAGTGGGCGCTGCGCCGTTCGGACAGGGGCCGGGACGGCTCGCCCTCGAAGTCGATGACGAACCAGTCCCGTCCGGCCCGCAGCACCTGGCCGAGGTGCAGGTCGCCGTGGATGCGCTGGGCGGGCGGCCCGGAGTCGCAGGTGGACAGCGCCGCGAAGGCCGCCCGCAGCCCGGGTACGAAGGGCTGCAGCGCCGGTACGCAGTGCGCGGCGGCGGTCAGCCGCTCGGTCATCGCCGCCGCCGTCCGGTCGTTCTCCCCGGGGGGACCGGCCGGGAAGGCCGAGGCCAGCGCGAGGTGCACGTCGGCCATCGCCCGCCCCAGTTCGTGGGCCTGGAGGGTGAAGTCGTCCCCGGCCGCCAAAGCGTTCAGGGACAGGGTCCAGCCGTCGGAGGCGTCGTGCAGGAACGGCTGGAGCACGCCGAGGGTCGCCTCGTAGGGATGGGTCGTCCGCATCCACGCCACCGGTGCCGGGACCCGTCCGCAGCCCTGCCGGGCCAGTGCGTCCGGTACCTCCAGGTCGGGGTTGACCCCGGGCTGGACGCGCCGGAAGAGCTTCAGGATGAACTCGTCGCCGTAGATCAGCGAGGAGTTGGACTGCTCGGCGTCCAGCAGCCGCGGTACGAGTCCGCCGGGCACCGGCCGCGAGGGGTCGGACTCGAAACGCAGCGGGCCCGCCTTGCCGGGGTGCCTGAGACGTTCCAGGAGCAACTGGGCCGACCGGGGGTCGTGCAGCGCGTCGTAGACCGTCCGGCCGGCCAGCGGGCCGTCCTGCACCTGCCCGATGAGCGCCCGGCCCAGACGCGGCGACGGCTGCTCGCGCACGCCCAGCAGCAGTTGGTAGCAGTCGCCGGCCGGGGGAGTGCCGCCCGGGGCGGGCACGGAACCCTGCCCCGCGTGCACCAGGAGGTGCAGACAGCCCGGGAAGAGCTCGGTCATCGACAGCAGGCCGAGCTCGGCCACGGGCCGGTCCTTGCCCGCGAACCAGCGCTGGCGCGGCAGCCACTGACGCAGCAGCTCGCCGAGCGACGACATGGGCTCGGCGAGATGCCCGCGTCTCGGGCGCAGGGGTGCGGTCTTCGGCATGGTGGCGCGTCCTTTCCTCGGCCCACGCTCAAAGGCGGCGGCCGATGCGGGATGCGACTCGGGTGAGCCGGAACCAGTAGAAGCCGTGGCCCCCGAGGGTCAGCAGGTACGGCAGTTCGCCGATGGCGGGGAAGCGGACTCCGCCGAACAGCTCCACCGGATGGCGTCCGGCGAACTCCCGCAGGTCG
Coding sequences within it:
- a CDS encoding AMP-dependent synthetase/ligase produces the protein MRDLALAPPPLSPLTGGLADSLFETAARNPTLPMLARRSDADPAVWREVTAVEFRDEVVDLAKGLIACGISPGDRVAILARTRYEWTVFSYALWAVGAEVVPIYPTSSRDQVEWILRDAGCVAVVVEDEQSVMTVGSVCASLPSLRHVWQLDAGVMDTLVARGEFLPFATVDSMRRIVLPDSTAVVAYTSGTSGRAMGCALSHRGLASPCDTLIAGWGHTVAPPGEQGVVLAFLPFSHVYGLMIQSLCVRGGLLMGHEPAMTAEALSSALRSLRPTYLYAVPSVLEKLYKNFLRTAQKAGRGALFERAAETARDFAAALERQRLGRGAGPGLDLRLQHALYERTVYRRLRSALGGRVRRATSGGSPLSRELSLFFEGIGVYVHDGYGLTETSGGLTMQPLGREKSGTVGQPLPGMEIRVADDGEILVRGPSLFQGYIGDEAATLEVLRGGWLATGDLGHLDDENYLAITGRKKDIIITSGGKSVAPAALEQRLRMHPLVHQAVVVGDNRPCVGALITLDPEFLTHWRAGLALQGDAPVREAREENALREEVARAVAAANSAVSRSESIRVFRVLPDPFDVANGMLTPSMKLRRDEIVRTYAFEIDAMYEARSHGRPPAPPQEPAGWEDSDNVFFR
- a CDS encoding DUF6480 family protein; protein product: MSYTNPDPEPERTTGLEQGGGVPPGETPPGESSTSEAGPWEGNNPPKGWAKAPLAVILVLVLLVAAGFLGYALVLIL
- a CDS encoding glutamate--cysteine ligase 2; the encoded protein is MRTVGVEEELLLVDPETGEPRALSAAVLARVSLGDAGQDVFEKELHEQMLEFATHPQADMERLHAEIVRCREEAGRHAGEIGCAVAALATSPLPVTPSIGVNRRYEWMADQYGVVVQEQLVLGCHVHVSVESDEEGVAVIDRVRPWLPVLTALSANSPFWQGRDSSYSSYRSRVWQRWPSAGPTELFGSAETYHRRVADMLATGTILDDGMIYFDVRLSQRYPTVEFRVADVCLDAGTAVVVAALARALVDTAAREWREGGEPAAHSVSLLRLAAWRAARSGLTEELLHPATMRRMPAETVVRALLDHVGEALAADGDLDRVREGVAALLRHGNGARVQRELLERTGSLRDVVTECVRRTQAA
- the glgB gene encoding 1,4-alpha-glucan branching enzyme; protein product: MALRDTSLPEPSGPVPSAPGACATAPPLDPTDRGRLLAGAHHDPHALLGAHLVPGGVAFRALRPFAREVSVVVDGERHGLVSEEDGLFSGVLPLAKIPAYTLVVAYEEGERETHDPYRFLPALGELDLHLIAEGRHEQLWQALGAEPMTHEGVAGTRFTVWAPNAQGVRVATDFTHWDGTAFPMRSLGSSGVWELFLPGVGEGTRYKFEIHSRYGHRFLKADPMARAAEEPPNTASVVTASAYDWGDGEWMRTRAETPVHEAPFSVYEVHLPSWRPGLTYRQLAEALPAYVKDLGFTHVELMPVAEHPYGPSWGYQVTGFYAPTARLGSPDDFRYLVDALHRAGIGVIMDWVPAHFPKDDWALARFDGDPLYEPGDSRRAEHPDWGTYTFDFARTEVRNFLVANAVYWCEEFHIDGLRVDAVASMLYLDYSRDSGQWEPNQYGGREDLAAMAFLQEMNATVYRRCPGVVTIAEESTAWGGVTRPTDTGGLGFGLKWNMGWMHDSLEYVAHEPVHRKYHHHEMTFSMVYAYSENYCLPISHDEVVHGKQALVSKMPGDWWQRRANVRAYLGFMWAHPGKQLLFMGQEFAQGAEWSEKQGPEWWLLDEGYHSAGDHRGIQDLVRDLNTRYGRTPALWQRDTDPAGFRWVAVDAAEDNVFAFLRFAADGTALLSVSNFSPVVRHDYGLAVGDEAVAWQEVLNTDAERYGGSGVTGPDPVKPEDGSIRVTLPPLATVWLMPYAL